One window from the genome of Microcebus murinus isolate Inina chromosome X, M.murinus_Inina_mat1.0, whole genome shotgun sequence encodes:
- the SLITRK2 gene encoding SLIT and NTRK-like protein 2: MLSSVWFLSVLTTAGILQTESRKTAKDICKIRCLCEEKENVLNINCENKGFTTVSLLQPPQYRIYQLFLNGNLLTKLYPNEFVNYSNAVTLHLGNNGLQEIRTGAFSGLKTLKRLHLNNNKLEVLREDTFLGLESLEYLQADYNYISAIEAGAFSKLNKLKVLILNDNLLLSLPSNVFRFVLLTHLDLRGNRLKVMPFAGVLEHIGGIMEIQLEENPWNCTCDLLPLKAWLDTITVFVGEIVCETPFRLHGKDVTQLTRQDLCPRKSASDSSQRGSHADTHVQRLLPTMNPALNPTRAPKGSRPPKMRNRPTPRVTVSKDRQSFGPIMVYQTRSPVPLTCPSSCVCTSQSSDNGLNVNCQERKFTNISDLQPKPTSPKKLYLTGNYLQTVYKNDLLEYSSLDLLHLGNNRIAVIQEGAFTNLTSLRRLYLNGNHLEVLYPSMFDGLQSLQYLYLEYNVIKEIKPLTFDALINLQLLFLNNNLLRSLPDNIFGGTALTRLNLRNNHFSHLPVKGVLDQLPAFIQIDLQENPWDCTCDIMGLKDWTEHANSPVIINEVTCESPAKHAGEILKFLGRDAICPDSPNFSDGTILSMNHNTDTPQSLSVSPSSYPELHTEVPLSVLILGLLVVFILSVCFGAGLFVFVLKRRKGVPSVPRSANNLDVSSFQLQYGSYNTETHDKTDGHVYNYIPPPVGQMCQNPIYMQKEGDPVAYYRNLQEFSYGNLEEKKEEPATLAYTISATELLEKQATPREPELLYQNIAERVKELPGAGLVHYNFCTLPKSQFAPSYESRRQNQDRINKTVLYGTPRKCFVGQSKPDHPLLQAKPQSEPDYLEVLEKQTAISQL; this comes from the coding sequence ATGCTGAGCAGCGTTTGGTTCCTCAGTGTGTTAACCACGGCCGGGATCTTACAGACAGAGAGTCGCAAAACTGCCAAGGACATTTGCAAGATCCGCTGTCTGtgtgaagagaaggaaaatgtacTGAATATTAACTGTGAAAACAAAGGATTTACAACTGTCAGCCTGCTTCAGCCCCCTCAGTATCGAATCTATCAGCTTTTTCTCAATGGAAACCTCTTGACAAAACTATACCCAAATGAATTTGTCAATTACTCCAACGCAGTGACTCTTCACCTAGGTAACAACGGGCTACAAGAGATCCGAACAGGGGCATTCAGCGGCCTGAAAACTCTCAAGAGACTGCACCTCAACAACAACAAGCTCGAGGTATTGAGGGAGGACACCTTTCTGGGCCTGGAGAGCCTGGAGTACCTCCAGGCCGACTATAATTATATCAGTGCCATCGAGGCAGGAGCATTCAGCAAACTTAATAAGCTCAAAGTGCTCATCCTAAATGACAACCTTCTTCTATCCCTGCCCAGCAATGTGTTTCGCTTTGTTTTGCTGACCCACTTAGACCTGAGGGGGAATAGGCTGAAAGTAATGCCTTTCGCTGGTGTTCTTGAACATATCGGAGGAATCATGGAGATTCAGCTGGAGGAAAACCCATGGAATTGCACTTGTGACTTACTTCCTCTAAAAGCCTGGCTGGACACCATAACTGTTTTTGTGGGAGAAATTGTCTGTGAAACTCCCTTTAGGTTGCATGGGAAAGATGTGACCCAACTGACCAGGCAAGACCTCTGTCCCAGAAAAAGTGCCAGTGACTCCAGTCAGAGGGGCAGCCATGCTGACACACATGTCCAAAGGCTGTTACCTACAATGAATCCTGCTCTCAACCCAACAAGGGCTCCAAAAGGCAGCCGGCCTCCCAAAATGAGAAATCGTCCAACTCCCCGAGTAACTGTGTCAAAGGACAGGCAGAGCTTTGGACCGATCATGGTGTATCAGACCAGGTCCCCTGTGCCCCTCACCTGCCCCAGTAGCTGTGTCTGCACCTCTCAGAGCTCAGACAATGGTCTAAATGTAAACTGCCAAGAAAGGAAGTTCACTAATATCTCTGACCTGCAGCCCAAACCTACCAGTCCAAAGAAACTTTACCTAACGGGGAACTATCTTCAAACTGTCTATAAGAACGACCTCTTAGAATACAGTTCTTTGGATTTGTTGCATTTAGGAAACAATAGGATTGCAGTCATTCAGGAAGGTGCCTTCACAAACCTGACCAGTTTACGTAGACTTTATCTGAATGGCAATCACCTTGAAGTGCTGTATCCTTCTATGTTTGATGGACTGCAGAGCTTGCAATATCTCTATTTAGAGTATAAtgtcattaaagaaattaagccGCTGACCTTTGATGCTTTGATTAACCTACAGCTACTATTTCTGAATAATAATCTACTGCGGTCCTTGCCTGATAATATATTTGGGGGCACAGCCCTCACCAGGCTGAATCTGAGAAACAACCATTTTTCTCACCTGCCTGTGAAAGGAGTTCTGGATCAGCTTCCAGCTTTTATCCAGATAGATCTGCAAGAGAACCCGTGGGACTGTACCTGTGATATCATGGGACTAAAGGATTGGACAGAACATGCCAATTCTCCTGTCATCATCAATGAAGTGACTTGTGAGTCTCCTGCTAAGCATGCAGGGGAGATACTGAAGTTCCTAGGGAGGGATGCTATTTGTCCAGACAGTCCAAACTTTTCAGATGGGACCATCTTGTCAATGAATCACAATACAGACACACCTCAGTCACTTAGTGTGTCTCCTAGTTCCTATCCTGAACTACACACTGAAGTTCCACTTTCTGTCTTAATTTTAGGATTGcttgttgttttcatcttatcTGTCTGTTTTGGTGCTGGTTTATTCGTCTTTGTCCTGAAACGCCGAAAGGGAGTGCCAAGTGTTCCCAGGAGTGCCAACAACCTAGATGTAAGTTCCTTTCAATTACAGTATGGGTCTTACAACACAGAGACTCATGATAAAACAGATGGCCACGTCTATAACTATATCCCCCCACCTGTGGGTCAAATGTGCCAAAACCCCATCTACATGCAGAAGGAAGGAGACCCAGTAGCCTATTATCGAAACCTTCAAGAGTTTAGCTATGGCAacttggaagagaaaaaagaagagccAGCCACACTTGCATACACAATAAGTGCCACTGAGTTGCTAGAAAAGCAGGCCACACCAAGAGAGCCTGAGCTGTTGTATCAAAATATTGCTGAGCGAGTCAAGGAACTCCCTGGTGCAGGCCTAGTCCACTATAACTTTTGTACCTTACCTAAAAGCCAGTTCGCCCCTTCATATGAATCTCGACGCCAAAACCAAGACAGAATCAATAAAACCGTTTTATATGGAACTCCCAGGAAATGCTTTGTGGGGCAGTCAAAACCTGACCACCCTTTACTGCAAGCTAAGCCACAGTCAGAACCAGACTACCTCGAAGTTCTGGAAAAACAAACTGCAATCAGTCAGCTGTGA